One part of the Vitis riparia cultivar Riparia Gloire de Montpellier isolate 1030 chromosome 6, EGFV_Vit.rip_1.0, whole genome shotgun sequence genome encodes these proteins:
- the LOC117915553 gene encoding protein disulfide isomerase-like 5-1, producing MANMKNQSHCLLLLLVLITIFSSLKTTKAEVITLTADTFSDKVKEKDTAWFVQFCVPWCKHCKNLGSLWEDLGKIMEGEDEIEIGQVDCGVSKSVCSKVDIHSYPTFKVFYDGEEVAKYQGPRNVESLKTFVLEEAEKAAMKAELENEKDL from the exons atGGCGAATATGAAAAATCAATCTCATTGTCTTCTTCTTTTGCTCGTATTAATAACTATTTTCTCGAGCCTAAAAACTACTAAAGCAGAGGTCATAACCCTAACAGCCGATACCTTCTCGGATAAG GTGAAGGAGAAGGACACTGCATGGTTTGTGCAATTCTGCGTTCCTTGGTGTAAGCATTG TAAGAATTTGGGTTCTCTGTGGGAAGACCTGGGGAAGATAATGGAAGGGGAAGATGAGATAGAGATTGGACAAGTTGACTGTGGTGTTAGTAAATCAGTTTGTTCCAAGGTGGATATTCATTCTTATCCAACATTTAAGGTCTTTTATGATGGAGAAGAAGTTGCAAAGTATCAAG GACCAAGGAATGTTGAGTCACTTAAAACATTTGTATTGGAAGAAGCAGAAAAAGCAGCAATGAAAGCAGAGCTCGAAAATGAGAAAGATTTGTAG
- the LOC117915980 gene encoding elongation factor 1-alpha, whose translation MGKEKVHINIVVIGHVDSGKSTTTGHLIYKLGGIDKRVIERFEKEAAEMNKRSFKYAWVLDKLKAERERGITIDIALWKFETTRYYCTVIDAPGHRDFIKNMITGTSQADCAVLIIDSTTGGFEAGISKDGQTREHALLAFTLGVKQMICCCNKMDATTPKYSKARYDEIVKEVSSYLKKVGYNPDKIPFVPISGFEGDNMIERSTNLDWYKGPTLLEALDMINEPKRPTDKPLRLPLQDVYKIGGIGTVPVGRVETGVLKPGMVVTFGPSGLTTEVKSVEMHHESLPEALPGDNVGFNVKNVAVKDLKRGFVASNSKDDPAKEAANFTSQVIIMNHPGQIGNGYAPVLDCHTSHIAVKFAEILTKIDRRSGKELEKEPKFLKNGDAGFVKMIPTKPMVVETFSEYPPLGRFAVRDMRQTVAVGVIKSVEKKDPSGAKVTKSAAKKK comes from the exons ATGGGTAAGGAGAAGGTTCACATCAACATTGTCGTCATTGGCCATGTCGACTCTGGCAAGTCGACCACCACTGGTCACTTGATCTACAAGCTTGGAGGTATTGACAAGCGTGTTATCGAGAGGTTTGAAAAGGAGGCAGCTGAAATGAACAAGCGGTCCTTCAAGTATGCCTGGGTGTTGGACAAACTGAAGGCTGAGCGTGAACGTGGTATCACCATTGATATTGCCTTGTGGAAGTTTGAGACCACCAGGTACTACTGCACTGTTATTGATGCTCCTGGTCATCGGGACTTCATCAAGAACATGATTACTGGTACCTCACAGGCAGACTGTGCTGTTCTCATTATTGATTCCACCACTGGTGGTTTTGAAGCCGGTATCTCCAAGGATGGACAAACCCGTGAGCATGCACTGCTTGCTTTCACCCTTGGTGTGAAGCAGATGATTTGCTGCTGTAACAAG ATGGATGCCACAACACCAAAGTACTCCAAGGCAAGGTACGATGAAATCGTGAAGGAAGTTTCTTCCTACCTGAAGAAGGTTGGATACAACCCTGATAAGATTCCATTTGTCCCCATCTCTGGCTTTGAGGGCGACAATATGATAGAGAGGTCTACCAACCTTGACTGGTACAAGGGCCCAACTCTTCTTGAGGCCCTGGACATGATCAATGAGCCCAAGAGGCCCACAGACAAGCCACTGCGACTCCCTCTTCAGGATGTGTACAAGATTGGTGGGATTGGAACTGTCCCAGTGGGACGTGTGGAGACTGGTGTCCTGAAGCCCGGTATGGTGGTGACCTTTGGCCCCTCTGGACTGACAACTGAAGTGAAGTCTGTTGAGATGCACCATGAGTCTCTCCCAGAGGCTTTGCCTGGTGACAATGTTGGCTTCAACGTGAAGAACGTTGCTGTGAAGGATCTCAAGCGTGGGTTTGTTGCCTCCAACTCCAAGGATGACCCTGCTAAGGAGGCAGCCAACTTCACCTCCCAGGTCATCATCATGAACCACCCGGGTCAGATCGGAAATGGCTATGCCCCTGTTCTGGACTGCCACACCTCCCACATTGCTGTTAAGTTTGCTGAGATACTGACCAAGATTGACAGGCGATCTGGCAAGGAGCTTGAGAAAGAGCCCAAGTTCTTGAAGAATGGTGATGCAGGGTTTGTTAAGATGATTCCCACCAAGCCCATGGTGGTGGAGACTTTCTCCGAGTATCCCCCACTTGGTCGTTTTGCTGTTCGTGACATGCGTCAGACTGTTGCTGTTGGAGTCATCAAGAGCGTGGAGAAGAAGGATCCATCTGGAGCCAAGGTCACCAAGTCTGCAGCAAAGAAGAAGTGA